The sequence below is a genomic window from Paenibacillus sp. DCT19.
CGATCTTCGTCGTAGTGAAACAAGGTCGGCTCGCTGTTGAACATGGATGCACTCGTGAGCTGCTTAGACTCCAGTGCAGCCAAGTACATAATGGGTTTGAATGCTGAGCCTGGCTGGCGCGTCGTTGCCAGCACGTGGTTAATCTGATTGGTACGATAATTTTTGCCACCGACCATTGCTTTGATATAGCCTGTGCGAGGGTCAATGGAGACCAGCGCAGTTTCAAGCTCACTTGCAGCGTCCATACCCTTGGATACGGCATCTTCTGCAGCCTTTTGCACACGCAGATCAAGAGTGGTGTAGATATTTAATCCCCCATGATCGAGCATCGCTTCACTGATGCCTAGTTCCTTGATGGCTAGATTCCGGATATAGTCTCGGAAATAAGGAGCTTTTTCCACCGTTTTCCGTTCACTTTCCGGTCTGAATTGGAGCATTTCCTCGTAAGCCTTATCCGCTTGTTTCTGTGTAATCTCGCCGATATCCGCCATGGCATTTAATACAATCTTCTGTCGATCCTTGGCATTCTTCATGTGATTATATGGAGAATAATAGGTTGGGCCTTTCGGAATACCTGCAAGCATAGCGCTCTCAGCGAGATCCAGTTGTTTAGCGCTTTTGCCAAAATACATGCGTGAAGCAGCCTCGATACCGTAGGCTCCATGACCATAATAGATCTCATTCAGGTACATCTGTAGAATCTCGTCCTTGCTATATTTCATTTCGAGCTGAGCGGTGTACATGGCTTCTTTGGCTTTACGGGTCCATGTTTTCTCGTGAGACAGGTACAGATTACGTGCAAGTTGTTGTGTTAGCGTACTCGCTCCTTGGGACATCTGCATGTGCTCCAGGTTAACGAGTACAGCTCGTCCCATTCCTCGAACATCGAAGCCGTAATGCTCATAGAACTTGCGATCCTCTACAGCAAGTGTGGCATGAACGAGATCTGGCGAGATATCTTGCAGTTGAACAGGTACCGAGTCTTTGCCGCCAGCAGAGAAGGTTGCGATGATGTCGCCCTGGCTGTCCAATAATCTGGAATTGCGATCAGAGTCAGCTAGGGGCAAGCTAGTGGCATATAGATAGACGAGTCCGGCTGCTGTGGCAATCAGACCAAGTACAACCAGCAAAGAGATCCTTTTGACAAATTTCCATATACGGAACCCGCGTTTGCGGGTCTTTTGGCGTGTCTGATTCATGGAACGGGCTCCTTTCTTTTCTTTCCAGTATGGGATTAGAGTGGCAGGGATATTCACTGTGCTACATAACGGTTATTAAGTATCATATTGTGGGAAAACCGTTTTGCAGTATAAACGTCTATCGCGTATAATGCAAAAGGGTAATGAAAAGAACGAGTTCGGCACAATATACAGAAGACAACGGTAGGACGAACCACACTAAATGTCACTGATTCGTTGATCTGTCAGTCGCTTTGCGCGTTCTGATCCATTTTAATCTATATATGAAGTAAAACGCGGATCTCTCCCGCAACCAGCAACCATCATGCTGTGTGGCGCCGAATGCTGAACGTGCTTGGCGAACGATTAAGCGTGTAACGCTTAATCGGGTATGGCTGATCAATACTTTACGGAAAGAAGGTAGAGATTATGGAACTATGGTTTACGGAGAAACAGACCCCTGTATTCGGGATCACCGCGAAGATTAAGCAGACTTATGTAACAGAGCAAACAGACTTTCAAGATTTGGCTATGATAGAGACTGAGGAATTCGGTAATATGCTGATCCTTGACGGTATGGTCATGACGACAGTAAAAGACGAGTTCGTGTATCATGAAATGGCTGCTCACCCTGCACTCCATACCCACCCGAATCCGAAAAAGGTATTGGTTGTTGGTGGTGGTGACGGTGGCGTAATCCGCGAAGTCATTAAGCACAGTACAGTGGAAAAAGCAGTTCTCGTTGAAATTGACGGTAAAGTGATTGAATATTCCAAAAAATATTTGCCTGAAATCGCCGGTAAGCTGGACGAGCCTAATGTGGAAGTTCTTGTGAACGACGGCTACATGCATATTATTGAACATAAAAATGAATACGATGTGATTATCGTAGACTCCACCGAGCCAGTAGGGCCAGCTGCTCCATTGTTTGAGCGCGGTTTCTACCAGGGCATTTATGAATCACTCAAAGAAGACGGAATCTTCGTTGCCCAAACGGACAACCCTTGGTTCAAGGCAGACTTAATCCAGAAGGTGAACAAAGACGTCAAAGAAATCTTCCCGATCGTACATGTGTACGGCTGTAATATTCCAACATACCCAAGCGGTCTGTGGACATTCACCATGGGTAGCAAAAAACATGACCCGCTTGCGGTGGATGAGACTCAAATTCCGGAGATGGATACGAAGTATTACTCTCCGCGTCTGCACAAAGCGGCATTTGTACTTCCTAAATTCGTGGAAGATTTAACGAAATAAAGGGGAAATCAATTAATGAAACTGGATCAAGCTTATTCAGGAAATGTATTTATTTGCAGCTCTGAGGATTATGAAAATTCCAAAGCGGTTATCTACGGTATGCCGATGGATTACACCGTCAGCTTCCGTCCGGGCTCCCGTTTTGGCCCATCTCATATCCGCCAGGCATCGGTTGGACTCGAAGAGTACAGCCCATACCTCGACAAAAGTATCGTAGACATGACGTACTTTG
It includes:
- a CDS encoding transglycosylase domain-containing protein — encoded protein: MNQTRQKTRKRGFRIWKFVKRISLLVVLGLIATAAGLVYLYATSLPLADSDRNSRLLDSQGDIIATFSAGGKDSVPVQLQDISPDLVHATLAVEDRKFYEHYGFDVRGMGRAVLVNLEHMQMSQGASTLTQQLARNLYLSHEKTWTRKAKEAMYTAQLEMKYSKDEILQMYLNEIYYGHGAYGIEAASRMYFGKSAKQLDLAESAMLAGIPKGPTYYSPYNHMKNAKDRQKIVLNAMADIGEITQKQADKAYEEMLQFRPESERKTVEKAPYFRDYIRNLAIKELGISEAMLDHGGLNIYTTLDLRVQKAAEDAVSKGMDAASELETALVSIDPRTGYIKAMVGGKNYRTNQINHVLATTRQPGSAFKPIMYLAALESKQLTSASMFNSEPTLFHYDEDRKTYKPGNFGDKYLGEIDLRKAIAASDNIYAVNTIMQIGPEQVVSMAKNLGITSNMSAVPSLALGTSPVSPLEMASAFSVIAAGGQRTPPVAILQVTDAAGRVLYEAPQTKAETVVEPAAAYVLTRLMESVFENGGTGNRVSATIKRPVAGKTGTTNTDAWLVGFTPELSTAVWVGYDQGKAISTADGRRAAPMFAQFTEQALASVPPKIFSVPDNVVSVYIDPESGKLAGNGCPEKRLEVFIDGTEPTEVCRSASDDSDSTSDDMTREVQQQQGLQEEKHSWWRDFKRWWVE
- the speE gene encoding polyamine aminopropyltransferase, with protein sequence MELWFTEKQTPVFGITAKIKQTYVTEQTDFQDLAMIETEEFGNMLILDGMVMTTVKDEFVYHEMAAHPALHTHPNPKKVLVVGGGDGGVIREVIKHSTVEKAVLVEIDGKVIEYSKKYLPEIAGKLDEPNVEVLVNDGYMHIIEHKNEYDVIIVDSTEPVGPAAPLFERGFYQGIYESLKEDGIFVAQTDNPWFKADLIQKVNKDVKEIFPIVHVYGCNIPTYPSGLWTFTMGSKKHDPLAVDETQIPEMDTKYYSPRLHKAAFVLPKFVEDLTK